The Megalops cyprinoides isolate fMegCyp1 chromosome 15, fMegCyp1.pri, whole genome shotgun sequence region AATTTTAGTTACATATTTTGCATTACAGACAACTAAAAAtgtatcactgtttttttatgaGAAGCTAAACGACGCTTGGATGGTTTTTAGTGTCTTCGAAGCTGTATATTAATTTCCATGCGTAAAgtagactgtttttttttcaaacgcTTTTCCTTGTCGAAATATGATGTCATGCTATGTTATGAGAGTTTCGATTTAAGATAACGTGTTGAACTACGGACACTATTCTTTCTGTAGTTCAAGATTACTGAAATTTCAGATGGTTGATTACAACAGTGGTTTTGCATCACGGACAACAAATCCGtctaagatttttttcccatctaAACAAGATTGTAttacattccatttttatttgtgttttactctgaatcgtgctctttttttctcattttttcagtgtacaGTAACGCTGACTATAGATGTGTTCATTTCGATAATGATTGTACTGACGTCAGATGGCTAAACATCGAGCGTTCATTGATATTAAAAGCTGAAATGGatggaaaattaatttgtgtgGTTTTGCGGGGTCTTATTTTAGAATTGCATATTCAGTCGTTAATTATTTTCCACACAACCGTTTGTTTACACTCGAAATTAAAATGTCGCCGTAaccccccgctccccctccctccaccatCTCCATCGCAGCACCAGAGCTTCATTTAAATAGtattaagtttaaaaaatgtaacatttcccctccttttaaacagaaatgagaaatataCGTATATATGCGTATCTTACGCATGCCGTTTCCGTGCTCAGCGTTAAACCAGCATTATGACAAAAGCTACTGACCTGTTTTTAGCTGCCGCGGCTCTGTCTCTTTGCCTCCGATTTTTAAACCAATTCCCCACTTGTGTAGGAGTGAGTCCAGTAGCTTGAGCCAGTTCCCTTTTCTTGCTTGGATTCGGGTAGGGGTCCTGGAGGTACCACTCCCTTAAGAGGCTGCGTGTCCGCTCTTTGAAACAGTGGGTCTTCTGCTCGCCGTCCCAGATGGTCCTGGGCAGGGGGAACTTCTTCCGCACCCTGTACTTATCAACCGGTCCTAGGGGGCGACCGCGCAGCTTCTCGGCCTCCTGGTAGTGCGCTTCTAGCCACATGGCCTGCAGTTTGCCGTGGGAGTCCTTGGTAAACTTGTGGTTCTCCAAGATGTGATACAGGTCTCGGAAATTCCCCGTGTGGAAGGCGACGACGGCGCGAGCTCGCAGGATGGACTCATGCTTGTTGATCGCCTCGCACGCACCCGGTGCCACCGGCAGAGACCATAGGAACCGTCCCAGTCGCTCGATATCTCCGGTTTCTTCCAGCGTCTCGCAGACGCTCGCCACTTGCTCCGGAGAGAAGTTGAGGGTCGGTAGCTGAAACATTGACAAGTCTTCGGGAGACCTGGCGGTGGGAGCGCTGCTCGCCAAGAGCAAAGGGCGATCAGCGAAGTTTGGCAGGAAGAAATGGGAGGGATAAAGCTCTAAAGGGGATCTGAAAACCATGGAATgacctgagagagaaagaaaattatCAAGGAAAAGAAACGACGAGTAAAGATTGAATGATTCAATAGCTATCGCCTAATGACACCAGCCTCATAATATCTCCCCTAAATCCACCGTGAGTGTAgcattgaaacattttgtttcgCTTTTCTATTGGTCTTCTTGGTGTCGTTGTAAGGTTGTCATGGCAGCCCTGCCAATCACTGTCAAGCGTGCCAATCATTAGCCAGTACGTAGAGGCTTTCACCACTTCTGCTGCACGCACGGGGGGTTATCAGAAACTCCAATCTCAACACTACCCTCCCTCTACACCGGCTCGCATGAAGTAAAAGCCAATGCTCGCCTATTTGTTGAATGGAATGAGCAATTAGAGGGTGGAATATTATTACGATCTTAACGAGGCTCGTTAAGGCTAAGGAAGATATGTagggaagaggaaaagagggggaggggttgtggGGGTGCCAAATGGGCCAAGCAGGAATACGGGAATACACATTTGAATAAAGGGGCTTCTAACCGAGTC contains the following coding sequences:
- the six3a gene encoding homeobox protein SIX3a gives rise to the protein MVFRSPLELYPSHFFLPNFADRPLLLASSAPTARSPEDLSMFQLPTLNFSPEQVASVCETLEETGDIERLGRFLWSLPVAPGACEAINKHESILRARAVVAFHTGNFRDLYHILENHKFTKDSHGKLQAMWLEAHYQEAEKLRGRPLGPVDKYRVRKKFPLPRTIWDGEQKTHCFKERTRSLLREWYLQDPYPNPSKKRELAQATGLTPTQVGNWFKNRRQRDRAAAAKNRLQHQAIGQNGMRSLSESGCTPHSSAESPSTAASPTTSVSSMAERVETGTSILSVTSSDSECDV